The DNA region GACCCGGAGCGCGCCCGCGGTGACCATGAAGACCTCGTCCTCGTCGAGCGTGTGCGGCGCGGAGTCGACACCGGGCGCGACCGAGATGCGCCAGGTGCACAGGCCGCCAGAGCCGCGACTGGGCGCGGCCAGGCCGGTGAACTCGATACCGGGCAGTTCGAAGCGTGGTGCGTCCGCGGCCTTGATGACGGCCATGGGTTTCCTCCAGATAGACAAGTCAGCTTGACCAAGTTTGCTTGTCTATAGTTGCCGACATGGCCACCGACGCGCAACCCATCGACCTCGGCATCCTGCTCGCGCTCGGCTGGCAGGAGTTCGTCCGCGAACTGCGTGCCGCGCTGGACGAGCAGGGGTTCACCGACCAGGGCCGCTCGGACGGCTATGTGCTGCGCGCCCTCAGCGCGGCACCGATGACCGTCAGCGACCTCGCCGTCCGGCTGGAGATCACCAAGCAGGGCGCGGGGCAGATCGTCGACGACATGGAAGCGCGCGGCTACGTCGAGCGGCGGCCCGATCCGTCCGACAAGCGCGCGCGACTGCTGCACCTGTCCGCGCACGGCCAAGCCGCGTTGGCCGCGGCTCGCGAGTTCCACCGCCGCTACGAGAAGCGACTGGTCCGCGAGCACGGCGCCG from Alloactinosynnema sp. L-07 includes:
- a CDS encoding MarR family winged helix-turn-helix transcriptional regulator — translated: MATDAQPIDLGILLALGWQEFVRELRAALDEQGFTDQGRSDGYVLRALSAAPMTVSDLAVRLEITKQGAGQIVDDMEARGYVERRPDPSDKRARLLHLSAHGQAALAAAREFHRRYEKRLVREHGAAAVRGLRDLLTAMAGPAATPDPRLRALYT
- a CDS encoding cupin domain-containing protein; this encodes MAVIKAADAPRFELPGIEFTGLAAPSRGSGGLCTWRISVAPGVDSAPHTLDEDEVFMVTAGALRVTPDGEELSAGDAVVVLAGDPIAVRNAGSEPATAYIAIRAGFTPKMADGTAVDTPPWAR